The segment ATCCGCCGCTACCGGACCCGGCGCTCGATGGTGGACGTCTCCTTTCGCGACAGCGGCGTCGGGATCCCCAAGGAGCTGATGGAGCGGATCTTCGATCCGTTCTTCACCACCCGCTCGATGGGCACCGGGCTCGGGCTCCCGATCTCGGTCCAGATCCTGCGCGAGGCCGGCGGCGTGATCACCGCCAAGAACAATTCGGGCGGCGGCGCCACGCTGCGCGTCTCGATCCCGGTGCCGGCCGAGCTGCCGGAGCGCGCGGAGGAATGAGCCCTTCATGAAGCTCACCGTGCTGGTGGTGGACGACGAGCTGCTGATCCGAAAGTCGCTTGCCAAGGTGCTGCGGGCCCGCGGATACGCGGTCGAGCTGGCGAGCACCGGCGCCGAGGGCCTCGAGAAGGCCGGCAAGCTGCGACCGCAGGTCATGATCCTCGACATGCGCCTGCCCGATACCGACGGGCTGACGGTGCTGCGTCAGGTGCGTTCCCTCGATCCGCTGCTCCAGGTGATCGTGATCACCGCCTATGGCGACGTGCAATCCGCGGTCGAGGCGATGAAGCTGGGCGCCTGTGATTTCGTTCGCAAGCCCTACGAGATGGAGGACATCGCGCTTGCGGTCCAGTCGGCCGGCCAGAATTTCCGGCAGGCGACCGAGCTCGATCTCTATCGCCGCCAGGCGTGGCGCCACTATTCGGGCGAGGAGATCATCGGGCGCTCGGCGCCGATGCTCGCGGTGCGCGACCTGATCGACAAAGTGGTGCGCAGCAAGGCCACGTCGGTGTTGATCACCGGCGAAAGCGGCACCGGGAAGGAGCTGGTGGCGCGGGCCATCCACTATCGCGGCGATCGCGCCCAGGCGCCACTGATGGAGGTCAACTGCTCCTCGTTCCATGAAGGCCTGCTCGAAAACGAGTTGTTCGGGCACGAGAAGGGCGCCTTCACCGACGCCTCCGACACCAAGAAGGGCCTGGTCGAGCTGTGCGACGGCGGCACCCTGTTCCTCGACGAGGTCGCCGACATGTCGCTCCCCACCCAGGCCAAGTTGCTGCGCTTCATCGACCACCGCAATTTCAAGCGGGTGGGCGGCGCGCAGGACATCTCGGTGGACATCCGGATCGTGGCCGCCACCAACAAGGATCTCGAAAGCGAGGTGCGGGGCGGGCGCTTCCGCAGCGATCTCTATTTCCGCCTCAAGGTGGTCAGCATCCACATTCCGCCGCTTCGGGAGCGCGGGGGGGACATCCTGCTGCTCGCGCGGCATTTCGTGCGCGAGTTTGCGCGCAAGTTCCAGAAGCAATTCCACGATCTCACCGAGGACGCGGCCCACCGGCTGTCGGCTTACTCCTGGCCGGGGAACGTGCGCGAGCTGCGCAATCTGATCGAGCGCATCGTGCTGCTCGAGGAGGGCTCGATGCTCGAGGAGCATCACCTTCCGGCCGAGTGGTCGGAGCGGCGCATCGCGCGACTCGAGCGCATCTCGATCCCCGAGACTCTCGAGCTGCCGACCCTCGCTCAGATCGAGGCCGACCACATCAGCGAGGTGCTGAAGCTCACCTCGGGAAA is part of the Candidatus Sulfotelmatobacter sp. genome and harbors:
- a CDS encoding sigma-54 dependent transcriptional regulator, translated to MKLTVLVVDDELLIRKSLAKVLRARGYAVELASTGAEGLEKAGKLRPQVMILDMRLPDTDGLTVLRQVRSLDPLLQVIVITAYGDVQSAVEAMKLGACDFVRKPYEMEDIALAVQSAGQNFRQATELDLYRRQAWRHYSGEEIIGRSAPMLAVRDLIDKVVRSKATSVLITGESGTGKELVARAIHYRGDRAQAPLMEVNCSSFHEGLLENELFGHEKGAFTDASDTKKGLVELCDGGTLFLDEVADMSLPTQAKLLRFIDHRNFKRVGGAQDISVDIRIVAATNKDLESEVRGGRFRSDLYFRLKVVSIHIPPLRERGGDILLLARHFVREFARKFQKQFHDLTEDAAHRLSAYSWPGNVRELRNLIERIVLLEEGSMLEEHHLPAEWSERRIARLERISIPETLELPTLAQIEADHISEVLKLTSGNKSRAARILGISRQGLIEKLRRLRLEEGAVERQVH